GAAGTCCTGCATAGTCAAATCAGATTCCTGAAATTTATACAAATTGCATCTGGTTAGTAAAATATGATCTGAACCAGGCAAGAGGAACTCTAAGCACACCACACATTTCCAGCTTCATACGAAGGCCGAGTACATTGTAAAGATCACTAAATATTCCACCTAAATATATCACCAAAGCCAGCTCATGAATCATATTTGGCAAAGACAATTTTCTGAAATACTTTGAGATTATACATAGAAGAGCAACAGGGCAGTAATAATTAAGTTGCTTTGGCTTcctttcttaaacattttaaccaTCTTAgcagttttgtaaatattgagaaaaaatattCCTGACAAAATTGAATCTTTAAACAAATAGACCAGTGGATCAAGAATGGTTGAGTATATTTGTTAAGTTAAGTTAATTGCTAGTAGACTTTATAGTTATAAGAAAAAGAATCGCTTGTTCTATTTCTCAGGAAGAATCATGAGAAAAAGACAACAAACTGACGGAAGGGTACTGTCGAATTAGATTACCTTGAAATGgttattataaagatttatgacTTTAAATAGTGACTGAACCTTTACTCCCAGATTTTAGACAAGTTTAATCGGTTTGgactaaacaaatttatatattgtctaaattCACTACCagatagatataaattaaaatgaaaaaacataacacacaaaacaaaatacaaaatatagaatgtgacaaaaattgaaaatgatgaaatatatttttgagataaataaaggacaactaaaattattttaaaaacaatttaaattacttggAAAAATCCTAAAACTGTACGTATTTTATGAGGAGTCGCCCACTTCATTATCTTCAATGAAAAATGCGTACAGTCAAGTATTAATGCCACTCCATTGTCTTGAACATCTTCTTCCAGAGAAAACGCTTCCAGGATCATCATTGTAGATTGAATCACACTTGTCCAGCTCTCTTTGCCAGGGTCCAACTTCCCTGCAGAAACAGAGCTCATtcagtgtaaatttaataaagtactatattATTTGGTTGGTACCAAGATTCTTCAATTATTCATGATACAAAAAACAAGTAACTCTTtctttcaagatctgcaatctgatctctttctcaggtagATAACAACCTAACAAATTACTACAATCTAGATTATGAAAAAATCTTATCAACACATAAATAAGTCagaattaaaattgaatcaaacatgatattcacaataataattgatataaacTGAACTAAATAACTAATAGGTTTGCAAGCAACATACTACCACTGAAAACAGACCAATGGCCAGGAGTATATGTCAAACATCATAACAGAAACAAGATGGCAGCAGATCAGACAACGAGGAcagtattatataaacattagtattatagatgtataattttacaatgaaatgaaCCAACAATAAACAAATCCACAATATTATGGCTGCATATATGATggagtatgtatattttatggcATCACATAACACAACTATgttgggaagggctgattcaatacaaatattgaatttgGCTTTATTTTACTAGTCAACAACTTTATGGATCTTTTCAGACGGACTTGGACTCCGGATTCCGAGAGTtgagtctgagacagtgtcactTCTCAGACAATACACCAAGTAaaagatgaaatggagctaaattcaacttatttttagacctattttatttattttgtaatgttcacAGCCAAGCAGATAATGTCAGACTGAGGTAACTCTGGTTGGGCAATGATCACAGTCAAACAAATGATCTGAGACTGAGGCATCCCTGATAGGAGCATGTTCACAGCCAAACAGATAATGTCAGACTGAGGTAACTCTGACTGAGCCATGATCACAGTCAAACAAATGATCTGAGACTGAGCCATCCCTGACAAGAGCATGGTCATAGTCAGGACACTGTTCTtccttaacgatggcaaatttttgtaattatgttatctCTTAAGGGAAACATTATAGACTATAGACATGTTCAATGGTATTGACCTGGATGATGGACCGATGTGCACTCTCTTcataaattcataatatataagACTTAAATGTAAGCTTGCCAATAATCAGTAATATGTATTAAGGATTTAACaatgtttaagaaattatattttatcaaagattttgattttttcataattttaattactcaCCGAATTTGATATTCATCACTCTTCTTCCACATTTGTCTCGGTCTTTTAAAGGAAGCCCAAGATCTTTTCTTTGGAGCATCTTGATATTTTCGGCAGGACTTTGTACTATAAATGCTTCTGGGTTCTCGATTTTTGCCTTGAAGTATCTCTTAATCTGAAAAATACCTGAGTTTAAAAATCTAGTTTCAATGGTTTATTTTCTAATGCTTGATAATAACAAATACTTTTCCATACAGCAGAGAGTTGACGTGATCTGCCTATAaggacgtatatatatataaacaggttAGATCATGCGGTAACTGCAACTATGTAAGAATACATAGTAGGCGATTAATATTGAAAAggtaacacaatattttttccaACAGCTTTAATCACGTAGGGTACATTATAATATACAACTACCAAAGTGAAAAGgccaaaatatagtaaataaaattgagttttttttaatacaatgatTATGTACATTATAATCTGGTATAAGCTTCTATACTTTAAATAGGTTACATAAGTATTATCTGctaaataaaatagtgtaaaggGAAATCAATTCAATCAGGTATTTCAATAGGTGACAAACCAACAATAACAATCCTAGCCGTgcataataaaacttatatttcattgttGCGTAAGCAGTACTTGTATGTAGTTTTAGttgataaactttaaattagtttttacaacatttttattctgtactttcaaaaagtaatttgtaatgaataatgaGATATACAATATCTTAATGACAGAAATCATGATGACCGGCAACCTATAAATATCCCATCTACTTCGGATTCTTTTACAAATACATTGATTGTGTATTTTTCAAGTAATGTACTAATACATGGTATCTACCAAATAAATGTATGATGtcgtaaaaataaaagaattgtcattaacaaaaaagcaaataaaacagTTATAGGACAGTTAAAACTCGTCTGTAACCATAACAACAACGTTTTGTATGCATACCCTCATTTACCTtctattagatttaaaaataaagaacattgtACAATAGGAAATTTACACAGGTTCAGAAACATACATGCACTGATGTCTGTACAGTTAGAGTTAGAGAGTATTTCTATTTTTCCAGTTACCGAAAGTTTTGGGTTTTGCTGAAAAAATACTAACATATTCAGATTCATTCCTGCAGacaactaaaatgtaatttttattgttaattttactgttatttttaatacacaacagaacaaataattcataaattaaagaatatgaaAAATTAGATCATTTTTGCTATGAACAATAAAAGTATCCATTACGTCAAAAGTGTTGCACAGGTATTCTTACATGGTAACCATTCACTTCACTTTTGTATGATACGCATCAAAGTTTCatggaaataattttgttaacccTTATGTTCCTCACCAGTACAAACATTACAAATTTCCTTGTCCAAATAAAGTAAACATATCACTGACTCAATATTCAAGAAATGTCAAAAAGTACTAAACCAAAAACCAGATTTAATGTTCCATCCAACATTGCAATATTCAAACAGCACAATCACATGCTTCCCTAAATAGTTATATTCTCGATATCAGGGAGGCCTCTAACTTGTTACTATACTCTGTTATATTGTTAGAAATCCTGGGAAGTTAAGATGTATAGAAACAAGTACTGAGTAACGTAGGATAGGAATTTGTTGTTCCTTAGAAGTGCTTAGTGAGAAACAACCTTCTTTCCACTGGCTTTTACATTGGAAACAGTGGAAATATCAACTATATAACTACTGGAATATGAATAACTGTTCGAACTTATGTCTAAAACTCATTTGCTTATTAGCTAATAAGAAATTTATTAGTTCTACTTTAGGACTCCATCTTACTTGACTTTAAAAGATATGGACTAGCTCCAGGAAATGGAAATATTTTGCAATGGCCATCCCTGTGATATTTGGGATATTGTGTTAAATTAGACATGCCTATGATGTCCCTGGTATATTTCAGAGTGACATGGCTAAAGCCCTTCTGTAATGGGctttcaagtaaaaatattctgtaatagGGGCAGAGGTCTTTCTGTGCATCCATATCCGTTTCCTTGGACCATAAATTATTTGACAGCTTATGCATTGATATACAACTTGTTTAGTATTCACATAAGCTGTCAAATAATTATTGGTCCAAGGCAAAGGATATGTGTTTGTATAATCTAATTACAGGATATTTTGAGCTGTAAAAAATTGAGCTGTCCAAAAATTTAATAgctgaaatttattaattagtagCAGTCAGTATTAAAATTAGTACACAGTAACAGAATTTTAGTTCTTCTTTCTTTTATTGAGtttaatttgaatgtatataattaattgtttgtctAGTGGATTATATGACTTACTGTTGCTTCTTTTCCTTATGAATGCCTTTAATTTAGTATGGTTGGCTGCTGTTATGTATTTAAACTTGTTATTCTCCGTCTGTTTTTTGTACCAATAGTTTGGTAGTCTTAATTTATTCCACTTAATAATGCTTctaatcatttaatattaattctagtCATACAGCAAAATTACATAATGTTTACATACAgccttttataatgtttatatattatttgttgttgcATTTCTTGTTGTATTGAATTGTTGAATTATTATTATCCATTATTATTTgtctgttattttatttgttattattgatttgcATGTCATATTCATTAAtctaataatgttattgtttacttagcattaattttagtattagcTTAACTTAATATTAGCTATTTAAATTACTGGTTAATAGCCATCATTGCATTGTATTTATCTGTATTGTAAATGGTGATTCcgttaatatgtaaataaatagctGCGTGTTGTTCACATTACATACAGTTTTgtcaaattgtttactttttacaaattaatgattttttgtaaATGTGCTAAGACTTTACCAAGTGGAAGGATGTCTGTTCATTGTAATGGCTGGCTTTGATAAACCTCAGGAGAAACTCATCAGTGGTAGAGCACTTCAGTCCCTGACTCTGTTCATCTGCAAACATTAACATCCACCATTAACAATAATGTTGCATGTTCAAAATACTGAAGTCTAAATAAAGTGTTtccataaatatagaaattattattaacaagggaatgtataattagaaatatttctaaaatcacAAATACATGTATGtacatcaacattaaaaaaactcatttagaaatacagatacattattttaatttaacactggCTTTTGGTTGGTAATATACTGTAGTAGAGAAAGCAAACATTTCCATTTATTGTGGTTGGGAATAGAGAAGTGGGTGGATATGAGTTTGGAGAAGGGATTCACCGACAGCTTTTAAAAATCTATAGACGACACACAGCTTTCCAATAAGAAACTTTACaatgaatacaaattataaattattattaattgattttcaaCAATTCATTAGCATAAAGACACCAAAATCTAAGTTTATAAAGTGACATACCTGTGGATTTTTAgagtttctatttataatacagtttaacATGTTATCTCCATGTTGAAAGTGGAGTTTCAGATGTGTAACCGACAGCTAACTAGCATGCCTTTTTAATGTGAGAAATTCACTTTTAATCAACATTGGCTATTAATCCTCTACTAGATTACACTGTGACTTAATCCCCTTTTTAAAGAAAGGTTAAATTCTTTTTAGctcttattctgcctgtccttaTGAACAGGGCCTATGCGAGAGTCACAAGATCAAATAGAATAAAAGGGAGAGTCGGTATAGTACAAGAGGTCTAGTATGTATGGTATAGGACTGATCAGCAACAGACAGGATTAGACCATATGAAGCCAACTCtcaaaatctacaaaatattttagtcttGCCGTTGAGAAAACATATGTAAAGTAGTAGAATTAGTAAAGCACATCCGTTTATAAAGGTGAGAGGGAGGAGGTGGCGGGGATCGGCTGAAGCTCATCACATTACATCAATCACATCACAATACATCATCACATCAATATGGCTGCTATGGGGAAACTGAGCTGTTGCTGTATGAGTGTGAGTTACATACGTTGCTCCCTGCTAAAATTCCTGCACTCGtttattaaaactacaattaattcCATAAACGATGTTGAGGACGAACaattttataggaaaaatattaaagtttgttgGTATGTAATGGTATTTTATAACTTGTTTGTCTCTGTGACTTTTTTCAATAAGTCGACAGGCGATAATAGCCACAGTGAAATGTTTCCCCAAAATAGACTCACTGTAAACTGGCAACTTGACTTCGCCCTATGTGTTGGGGGAATTCTCGTCAAAGGCAACTGTGTTACATTTACAAAATCCTTGCGGGCAACTTAGAAGAGCAGTTTGTCATTCAATCAAAACCAATCATTTGGCCATCTTTACGGTCAATTCCGGAAACAGAATCGGCTCGATCAATGAGAATAGCACATACCGTTGGAACATCTAACTAGAAGAAAAAGGAAACACCTCGTAATGTTGGAAGTGAGGAGAGTAAACACTCTTGCAGCTCTTCGGCCTTGTCTGTTcttcgtttttatattattttggaagaTCTACATTGATTTctataatactagcagttacccatggcttcgcacgtgtatgagcacttctggttcaagtgaagtATATTTCTGATGTCAATTTTGATTGTTCCTTGTTGCCACAATCCATAAATGTCAAAAGATTCAATATTTATAGCCATTTAAATTTGCTCCAGTCTTAGTagtttttgttccatagttaattttgACTTCTTTCCCaatcaagaatatattttatatatacagggtgtatattatgtctggaaacacccaaatatatcctttaataattttaaatattaattttgaaacctcttacaatcgtgatagagattgggcatctactttttggaacaatgttttgttatgtcacacaacgggggacgtcctgccgagggtatcgtgaatattcctaatggaagcctataccttgtgatacataattttaaaggtaatagcttactgaattgaatgccaaaaaaccgcatctcaagggaattattctatcagaaaaatagagcatttttagtattgaaaatttactgatgttcaacaatgtaattttaacatggttctttgccacaaaatgtgttacactaattttttagcattttttaaatgttcaattaaaataaaataaacaatttatttttaagctggttttcattagtacaaatttaccagtttttattacaatgaataaaacttatgagtcactttctctgattacttatgaatctgtacttggtgttttccagcaggaaggtttaaagagacaaaggtcactagcctatgagaaacattattgtgttattaatcatctggtctacaggtttcagtttgttgagcatggagctttcactagacaggtctataagctttgggaattacaaatggacaaaggtcatatcattcctgtcgagttaatcagtgtctctgaagcattgctgtcaacaagttatctaattacagtagttcagttttttatttggcattttaatggaattgtctgaaagagaacgaattactctgttgatgatgcgaggatatggcgatcgtcaaagatcttatcgggaagtttgtaatttgtttaatgacactttcccagaaaggaatcccataagtgtttcaacaatatcaaaaactattgagcgttttgaaatgacagggagtgtacggtaatcggccaaagtcgggtaggatacaatctgcaacagatgaagaacatggcactagatgttttgcaaacatttattgaagacccacatacatcgctcagaaaagctgcacagcaacatgatatgcaccctatgtctgtgagtaagattttgaaaattaataaatacaaaccatttaaagttcatttagtccaacagttaagtgaggatgattacgacagaagagttgagttttgtgaacttgtgatgacgcaaatgtgatgacaatagagattttctgaccaacatactattttctgatgaggcaacttttttcataaatggcaatgttaacaggcacaattgccgttactgggctagtgaaaaacccacattggattactgagtcccattcacagcaaccacaaaaaactgaacgtatggtgtggaattttaggtaacaaaattgttggaccctttttcatcaatggaaacttaaatgccgaactttactacaatatgctccaaaatgaaataatcccagctattcaaattgcatcaggagaatactttgataatgtatggtttcagcaggatggtgctccaccccattatgggagacaggtaagagagtatttggatttaaggtttcctcataaatgattggccgaagaggagaaatcgaatggcctccaagatctccggatttgtcaccaatcgattatttcctatggggtcattttaaaatccaatgtttatagaagaaagcctcataatttggaagacctaagaaacaggatttatagaggagattgctttgataactgaagaaatgttaggcaactctgtcgaatcattttacacaagattggctcattgtcaaaccgtagaaggaacacagttcgaacaattgctttgacaccaaatgcaggtaaaacgtttgttgtaagacttttctaacagcatacattattttttatttgtaattaagaaatcaataacataagtatttccataattgtactgtaataaaaaactggcaaatttgtgctaatagaaccagcttaaaatgaaatttttgttttatttaattgaacatttaaaaaaaaatgctaaaaaattagtgtaacacattttgtggcaagaaccatgttaaaattacattgttgaacatcagtaaattttcaatacaaaaaaaatgctctattttctgatagaataattcccttgagatgcggtttgtggcattcaattcagtaagctattacctttaaaattatgtatcacaaggtataggcttccattaagaatattcacgataccctcggcagacgtcccccgttggtgtgacataacaaaacattgttccaaaaagtagatgcccaatctctatcacgattgtaagaggtttcaaattaatatttaaattattaaaggatatatttgggtgtttccagacataatatacaccctgtataagtatatatagtatatatatatatatatatatatatagtatatatatatagtatatatatatatatatatatatatatatatatatatatatatatatatatatatatactatgcagttttgcacctgtatgaccTCCTCCCCTTTGAGTTTGCCTCCTCCccgtgattaagaaaatatgtttaaaagaatatatttatgctcattttaatttacttggaTGTTAGTAGTTTTTGTTACATAGCTTATTTTGCCTCTttttgatcaagaaaatgtacaatacatacacagctctgagaattctacttttgtcaaaagacaactaatttataACAggctttaaatgtaaagtaaaggttAGACTATATTGTCTCTTATATCTAACAGAGAGGGGATGCCACTGACAGGATAACACACGTTCGATCGGCTCCTTAGTTTTGTCTAATTTCAGtagtattgtttaattaatcaGATATAACATTTATCAGTTTGaggtattttaatcaatattcatCCAGTTCATAATAGTTTCTTTCAATCCAgtatttattaactttcaatatCCTTTTTAGTTCggtttaattttaaggttaatgTTCCGGTCTCCACCGCAGTTACGATCGGGATCAAAGGGCAAGGCGGTCGCGCTGTCTACATCTAATAGGAAGCCAGTTCTCCAACGATCGCTGTCCACGTCGTCTGCATCTAGTCCTGACAACACAACAACAATGCCAGCTGATAAGACGACCCAACTGCTTGACCCGGCGCTTGTTGAGCGTTGTGTAAACAACTTTCTTTCGGGCGAGGATATTATCGGCAAACTTGTCTCGCGGATGTCCGAAGAAATAAGGACCGTTGTTGAAGTGGCGGTGCGTGCAGCCCTTACGACCGTCAATGAAGAAGTGAGAAAACTGCGAGATGAGGTGACCAACTTGACAGTAGTAGTGACTGAGCTGGACAGTAGGTTGGCGGAAAGGACGGACGATCTGGAACAATACCAGCGGCGCGACAACCTGCGGATTTTCGGAATCGAGGAGACTGTTGGTGAGGACACGGACAAGTTGGTGGAGGAGTTGTGTCGGGACAAGTTGGGGGTTGAGCTGCCACCGGAGTCCATCGGTAGAAGCCACCGCGTCGGTTAGCAACCCCGTCCAGCGGCTGACGGAGTGAAACGGCACCGCCCTATCATAGTGCGGTTCACCAGCTATCGTCAGCGTCAACGAGCATTCTCGGCCAAGAAGAACCTTAAAGGGTCCGGTATCTCCATCCGAGAAGACCTGACTGCGCGCCGGATGGAGGTCTACAGGGCAGCAGTCACACAACATGGATCGAGGAGTACTTGGACCCTGGACGGGAGAGTTCTGTGAGTCGACCGACACGGCAACAAAGGCGCGGCGACAAGATTGGCAGAGCTGCCCTCGGCGCAGCGTCTCACCAACGTTAACtagttgtaagttttatttctttttccgcttttatttataatttggcaatacagttttagttttagttacaaatgctaaattactatttattttttccagtttattatttttcacaaagcataggtatacataaatatttatatatctttattttttagtgttaaatGCCTTAAATTCAGGTTCtttgattgtaaatataaatttttcactaaTAATGCTTGCGCtacaataaatctaaattttctaatttttatcttactttaaacaaattccaCACTCAAGTATTTTATTCAAGCTACAATATAGTAATACACTTATTTTGTCAATTCACaacactttataatataaatatatattatttatgttcatttacttaaatatgcagttttatattgcaattactaatttagcaattatttaatttagtttgttgtgagctcagatatatatttttagtttcatataaaaCACAGCATAGTgctgtataacaattattattattattacttttttagcacATAATTGTACATTTCATGTTTGTTATGAAAACAAGTGTTTCAATAATTcctttttactacatattgtaaaaaattccatatattataatcaatatatcaATCAGTAGTTTAGGTTTATGTGCACATATACGtatgtgtgtttatgtatatatgtgtatgtatgtatatgtgagtAGGTATGTGTATattcttcttcaaatattttacagttctgattattattgtttaattttttttagtataagtagaaatacatttttatgtttacatattgcatatttgcttcaaaatttaatatgttattcaagTAAGTATCTTGCCGATACCTTGTCAGTGTCATGATTTGCCGTAAGTTTAAGTGTGCATCttgtgtaaatttacaatgttttacgaATGTATGTGAGAATGTATGTTGTATGCTAGGGTTACCCACAATTTCGTGTCTGTCGGTGTCGCCTGCCGCTCGCTGCCCGCGCTGTCGGGCTGGGGTCCCCGGCTGATGGTCCCACCCCGGGCGATAGCGCTCTCCCTCTCTCACAAATTATCTGCCGAACACTTTCTCCCTACGATATTTTTCTAAAGGCAGCTCACGTTAATGCTCAATCGCTTTTTTGTCATATTGACGATTTCAGAACTATATTTTGCTCttcacagtttgatttaattGTAGTTTCTGAGACTTGGCTCAAACCTTCTTTGAGTGACAGGGCTGTTGAGTTGACGGGATATTCCTTGTTCAGGAATGACCGTTTACATAAGGGTG
This genomic stretch from Homalodisca vitripennis isolate AUS2020 chromosome 6, UT_GWSS_2.1, whole genome shotgun sequence harbors:
- the LOC124364659 gene encoding clavesin-2-like; translated protein: MWFFTRHRSDADTQEAATMRGTPSPAELQDIIVTVRNMVQDEQSQGLKCSTTDEFLLRFIKASHYNEQTSFHLIKRYFKAKIENPEAFIVQSPAENIKMLQRKDLGLPLKDRDKCGRRVMNIKFGKLDPGKESWTSVIQSTMMILEAFSLEEDVQDNGVALILDCTHFSLKIMKWATPHKIRTVLGFFQDCIPLRFEAIHIVNYPYIFNVFASALKPFMNEETKRKLIWHSDLSSIEQYIEKVSLPGDLGGQLKPEEVEDWYKMVLEKEEIFTEFRKMGYSQ